The DNA segment TTGAAAATATTCTTGCAACAAAAATCCTGAGGTTGGAATAGAAATTCCCGCCAGCATCATAATTAAGATCCTGTTAATTCGTAGATCAGCGATCTGAGAATTAGCAGACTGAGAAGAGAAAAAATCAGAGAGATTTAAAGTCATAAAACCAATGTTCAAATTAATAAACATCGAAATTATTATTCCGACAATGATTAAAAGAATGGTGATTTTAAACTTTTTCTCCACAGATTAATTTACGTTAGATGTTTTTTCTAATTCTTTAAAATCAAAAAATAAAGAGGTCAAATAAAGGGTGATAAATAATAACAATGGGACGTAAAAGAGTGGAAAATTAAACCAGTCTGAGGAAAATCGATATAAACGGTTCGTGATCGGCATCAGCAATAAAATGAACGACAGAAAATTAATAATTAATGATTTTTTTGAAATTTTATAATTCATATTGATAATCACGATTAAAAAACCTATGATTCCATAAACAGTCCATTTTAAATCATTTAAATCAGAGAGGGAAAATAGCATAATAAGCCCCAACGGCATCGCGATCATACCTCCCATTAGAAATATAAAGAAGTAAGAAATTATCGCAAAGATTCTTAGATTCTTAGTCATTTTCCGGTTCGGAATTAACTTTTTAAATAAAAAAAATCGCAAAGGAATCGATTATTAATACTGGTTCCCTTGCGATTAGTTCAAATTTATTATTTAAAAGAGTTAAGTTTTTCAGTAAGCATCTCTTCACTCATTGAACCTAATGTTTCATCAGTTTTATCTCCTTTTCTCATTAAAGTAAAAGGAATCGCACCTCCATCCCATTTTTTAAAATTAGCTGGAAAAAATTCGGGTGTTAATTTCGAACCGTCCAAAACGACAACGTGTGGAGCAAGTCCATGTTCGGCAACAAATTTTGGTAAAGCTTTGTCCCATTCACTACGCTCATCCAAACTTACAAACGTAAATTTAACAGGCTGACCTTTCATTTCGGCCATTTTTGCTTTAAAATGTGGAATTTCTTTTACACAAGGTCCACACCAGGTAGCGAAAAAGTTCGTCACATAGAGGGTATCGTTATTTTGCTTACCCAGCATTTTTGAAGTTTCTTCTGGACTCCATTCAACTTTTTGGAATGTAGCAATAGAACCTTCCCCTACAGGTGCATTATCGATCACAACAGAATCAGAAGTAGTGGTATCTACCGTCTCGTCAACTTTTGCCTCTTTATTACAAGCTGCCATCAGAGAAAAAACGGCGATGCTTAAAATTACTCTTTTCATTATATTTTTATTATTTTTGAATTCTTATTAATTATGGAAAATCTTTTACCGAAAGCCCGACAAATAGAATTTCACTGGCTAAAATTAACGAAAAAGGAAGAACTGACCAAAAGTACCTTTTCACTTGAATTTAATATTCCAGCGGAGTTATCAGCATATTACCGATTTGAAGCAGGACAATACGTAACCATTAAATTTTCATCACAAGGTGAAGTTCGTTTTAAGGATTTCTCAATGACATCGGCTCCTTTCGAAGAAAAGATCACATTAGGAATTAAGATTAGTGGCGGTGAAAGTTTTGCAAATTCCCTTTTTAAAGGTTTGCAAGTTGGTGATAAAGTAGAAGTTTCCGAACCGCGTGGTCGATTTACCATAGTCTCCAAACCACACGAATTTCGAACAATTGTTGGTTTTGCTGGTGGCATCGGAATTACTCCAGTTTTGAGTCATTTCAAAAATATTTTACATAACGAACCCCGGACACGCCTTTTTCTTTTTTACGGAAATAAGAACCGAAGCGAAATTGCATTTAAAACTGAATTGGATGAGTTGGTAAGAAATCATCCCAATCGATTGGAGATTCACTATTTTTTATCTCAGGAAAAAGTTGGAAATGGTCTTTTTGAAGGTCGGTTAAACGAAAAGAAAGTTGCTTTGATCATCAATCAGATTTTAATGTTAGATGATACGGACGAAGAAAGTACGATTTGGGACGCCGTTGATGAGGTCTTGATTTGCGGAAAAGGGGAAATGATAAAATCGATTGCAAATGCTTGCTATAAACATGGTATTCCGAAAAGAAATATTCACTTTGAGTTGTTTGAGGAATTTAATGAGGACATTTATCCTGTAGAAAAGGAATTTCCTGTGATTAATGATATAGAAGTCGATTTTAAATTATTCAATAGAAAATATTCCACTACATTGAAGAATAATAAAATGCGTCTTTTACAGCAGTTATTAATACAGAAATTTCCAGTACCCTATTCCTGTAAATCTGGTATCTGTGGCAGTTGTGAATGTATTCTGGAAGAAGGTGAAGTGGAACTGCTGGAAAACGAATATTTGACGGCGAAGGAAGTAGAAGCTGGAAAAATATTAGCTTGTATGTCTGTCGTTTTAAGCAATAAAATAAAAGTTAATTTTGATCTATCGGAAACATTTTGAAGAAAATATTAGACATATTAAAATCATTTTTTAATCTCGTTGAAATAGGGATTCTACTAATGATATTAGCTAATATCTGGGTTTTTGCCGTTACTAACGGAAGAACCTACACGAAAATTTCTAAAATTCCACCGCGGGAAACTGCATTAGTTTTAGGAACTTCTCCAAAAATGAAATCCGGTCTTTCAAATCCTTACTTTACTGCACGTATGGATGCTGCCGCACTTTTGTTTCACCATGGAAAAATTAAAAAAATCATAGTGAGTGG comes from the Chryseobacterium sp. SNU WT5 genome and includes:
- a CDS encoding TlpA family protein disulfide reductase produces the protein MKRVILSIAVFSLMAACNKEAKVDETVDTTTSDSVVIDNAPVGEGSIATFQKVEWSPEETSKMLGKQNNDTLYVTNFFATWCGPCVKEIPHFKAKMAEMKGQPVKFTFVSLDERSEWDKALPKFVAEHGLAPHVVVLDGSKLTPEFFPANFKKWDGGAIPFTLMRKGDKTDETLGSMSEEMLTEKLNSFK
- a CDS encoding 2Fe-2S iron-sulfur cluster-binding protein, translated to MENLLPKARQIEFHWLKLTKKEELTKSTFSLEFNIPAELSAYYRFEAGQYVTIKFSSQGEVRFKDFSMTSAPFEEKITLGIKISGGESFANSLFKGLQVGDKVEVSEPRGRFTIVSKPHEFRTIVGFAGGIGITPVLSHFKNILHNEPRTRLFLFYGNKNRSEIAFKTELDELVRNHPNRLEIHYFLSQEKVGNGLFEGRLNEKKVALIINQILMLDDTDEESTIWDAVDEVLICGKGEMIKSIANACYKHGIPKRNIHFELFEEFNEDIYPVEKEFPVINDIEVDFKLFNRKYSTTLKNNKMRLLQQLLIQKFPVPYSCKSGICGSCECILEEGEVELLENEYLTAKEVEAGKILACMSVVLSNKIKVNFDLSETF